A window from Citrus sinensis cultivar Valencia sweet orange chromosome 3, DVS_A1.0, whole genome shotgun sequence encodes these proteins:
- the LOC102578041 gene encoding thaumatin-like protein has translation MNYFISLFNASFLFLTLYLTLVNAATFDIRNNCPYTVWAAAVPGGGRRLDRGQNWPLNVNPGTKAARIWARTNCQFDGAGRGRCQTGDCGGLLQCQAYGSPPNTLAEFALNQFQNLDFIDISNIDGFNVPMEFSSVSGGCNRVIRCTADIVRQCPNELRVPGGCNGPCPVFKTEEHCCNSGKCGPTKFSRFFKERCPDAYSYPKDDATSVFTCPGGTNYKVVFSAKFDITNNCPDTVWAAAVPGGGRQLDKGQTWTITAEPGTKAARIWARTKCQFDASGKGKCETGDCNGLLECQGYGAAPNTLAEYALKQFNDMDFIDMSNIDGFNVPMEFSSVSPSCNRVIKCTANILGECPNELKVPGGCNGPCPVFKTDEYCCNSGNCGPTGFSKFFKDRCPDVYSYPKDDATSTFTCPTGTDYKVVFCP, from the exons ATGAACTACTTTATATCTTTATTCAATGCATCCTTCCTTTTTCTCACCCTATACTTAACTTTGGTCAACGCAGCCACTTTCGATATCAGAAACAATTGCCCCTACACGGTCTGGGCTGCAGCAGTGCCAGGTGGAGGCAGGAGACTCGACCGTGGCCAAAACTGGCCCCTTAATGTCAACCCCGGCACCAAGGCAGCCCGCATCTGGGCTAGGACCAACTGCCAATTCGATGGAGCCGGGCGCGGGCGGTGCCAGACTGGTGACTGTGGGGGACTACTCCAATGTCAAGCCTATGGCTCACCCCCCAACACCTTAGCTGAATTTGCACTAAACCAGTTCCAAAACTTggattttattgatatttcgaACATTGATGGGTTTAATGTTCCTATGGAATTCAGTTCGGTGTCCGGAGGATGCAACCGTGTGATTAGATGTACGGCTGATATTGTCAGGCAGTGCCCGAATGAATTGAGGGTTCCAGGAGGATGTAATGGGCCATGTCCCGTGTTCAAGACCGAAGAGCACTGTTGCAATTCAGGCAAATGTGGACCTACAAAATTCTCCAGGTTTTTCAAGGAAAGGTGCCCGGATGCTTATAGTTACCCTAAAGATGATGCAACAAGCGTTTTCACTTGTCCTGGTGGGACTAATTATAAGGTTGTGTTCT CTGCCAAATTCGATATCACAAACAATTGCCCCGACACCGTCTGGGCCGCCGCTGTGCCCGGAGGCGGCAGGCAACTCGACAAGGGTCAAACATGGACCATCACCGCCGAGCCAGGCACAAAAGCAGCCCGCATTTGGGCTCGAACCAAATGCCAGTTTGATGCTTCCGGCAAAGGCAAATGCGAGACCGGTGACTGTAACGGACTCCTCGAGTGCCAAGGCTACGGTGCAGCACCTAACACCTTGGCCGAGTACGCGTTGAAGCAATTCAATGACATGGATTTCATTGACATGTCCAACATTGACGGATTCAATGTTCCCATGGAATTTAGCTCTGTCTCTCCCTCATGCAACCGCGTGATCAAGTGCACTGCTAACATTCTTGGCGAGTGCCCGAATGAATTGAAGGTTCCTGGAGGATGTAACGGGCCGTGCCCCGTGTTCAAGACCGACGAGTACTGTTGCAATTCAGGCAACTGCGGACCTACAGGTTTCTCCAAGTTTTTCAAGGATAGGTGCCCGGATGTTTACAGTTACCCTAAGGATGACGCTACCAGCACATTTACTTGCCCGACTGGGACAGACTACAAGGTTGTATTCTGCCCCTGA